Part of the Aquabacterium sp. NJ1 genome, AGGCTACTTCGAGGGCGCGATCGCCGCGGGCGCGGACGTGTTCCTCACCGGTGAGATCTCGGAGCCTCAGGCGCACTACGCGCGTGAAACCGGCGTGGCCTTCCTCGCCTGCGGCCACCATGCCAGCGAACGCTACGGCGTGCAGGCGATCGGGCAACACCTGGTGTCGCGCCTGGGCCTGCAGCACGAGTTCCTGGACATCGACAATCCGGCCTGAGCTGACAAGCCCGCCTTGCCGCTGAGGCGGGCATCACGTAAGCTGCCTGACATTCAAACGAACTCGGGAAGTTTTGCCCATGCTGCTCGCACATCGACCGGCCTGGACAGGTGTCTGGATGTGCGCAGCATCACTGACATGCTGCCCTGTTGCCTTGGCCGCCTCGGCGTCATGTCACACCCATACGGCCGTTGCCGGTGACACGCTGATCGGCCTGAGCCAACGTTATCTGGCCGAACCCCGGCACTGGCAGGTGCTGGCCCGCGTCAACAAGATTGACAACCCCAGGCGCATCCCCATCGGCCAGCCACTGTGCATCCCGGTCGAGCGCATGAAGGCGACGCCACAGGCCGGCGTGGTGCTGGAGGTGGTGGGCGAGGTCACGCGCCGCGATCCACCTGGCGCCGGCCACGCTGCCGCCATGCAACCGGTACAAAAAGGGGACGCCGTCACCCAGGGCATGACGCTGCGCACCAGCACCAACGGCTACGTCACGGTGCAGCTGGCCGATGGCTCGATCCTGAAGGTTCAAGCGGACACGCAAGCGCGGCTGGACAGCTCGGTCAAGTACGAGGAGGCCGGTTTTTTTGCCTCGACCTGGACCGTGCTGCGCGGGCGAGTCGAATCCCTGGTCGCGCACCTGACGGGCGGGCAACCCCGCTACCAGATCAAGACACCACAGGCGGTGCTGGGCGTGCGCGGCACCGAATTCCGCGTGGCCACGGATGACAAACAGACCTGGAATGAGACCCTGGACGGCACGGTGGCGGTGAGTGGCGCCATGAAGGGTGGCAAAGGTGCCACAGGGCGTACCACCCTGGTCACCGCTGGCCATGGCACGGTGGCCGGTGCGCAGGCCCACATCGCCGAGCCCCAGGCCCTGCCGGTCGCCCCCGTGCTGTCTGGCCTGCCTTCCTTGTTCGAACGCCCCCTGCTGCGCCTGGACTTGCCGGAAGTCCCCGGTGCCAGCAACTACCGCATCCAGATCGCCGAAGATGCCGACTTCCGCCGCGTACGCGCCGAAGCCACATCGCCGCAGCCCCATTTCCGCGTGGCTGACCTGCCTGACGGCCACTACCACCTGCGGGCACGCGTGGCGAATGCGCAAGGGCTGGAAGGACAGGATGGCACCTGGCCCCTGCAGCTCAAGGCACGCCCTGAGCCCCCCATCCCCACAGCCCCCGCCAACCGCGCCAAGCTGCGCGCCCGCGAAGCCCACTTCAGCTGGACGGCACACCCCCAGGCCCGAGCCTACCGGCTGCAAGTGGCACGCGATGCAGGCTTCACGCAACTCGTGCTGGACCAGGCTGACCTGCCCGACCCAGAAGCCACCGTGCCGCTCCCGGCGGGCGATTACCACTGGCGCATCGCCACCACCGCTGCAGGCCCGGACAAAGGCCCCTGGGGTGATGCCCAGTTGCTGCTGATGCGAGATCCCCCCGCGCAACCGCCGCCACCGGTGATCACGCCTGACAGCCTGCAATTCCAGTTGCAAGCCGAGCCCGGGCAGCACTTCGAATTCCAGATGTCAGCCGACGGGGCGTTTGCCCGGATGCTCTACAGCGTGACCGCCGACACGCCCGACATCACCCTGCCCCGGCCACCAGAAGGCGGGCGCCTGTATGTGCGCTACCGCGCCGTGGATGCAGACGGCTTCATCGGGCCCTACACCACCCCGCAGATGGTGCTGCTGCCGGCCTGCGTGCGGAGCTCGGACATGCAGTGCGTGGGCGGTGGCGAGCATTTCCTCACCACCGAGCCATGAACCGAGCTGACATGCCATCGGCCTCCAGCAGCATGCACCCGGTCGGTCAGCAAGGCCGTGAATGGTGGCTGGTGAGCCTGTGCCTGATGGCCCTGACCGCGGCAGCCTGCTGGTGGCACTGGACCTGGCACCTGGACCAGGCCGTGTACGACGCCGCGCAAAGCACCTGGCAGCGCCAGCCAGCCCCCGACATCGTGATCGTGGCCATTGATGATGCCAGCCTCCAGGCCATCGGGCGCTGGCCCTGGAAGCGGTCGATCCACGCCAGTGTCCTGCAGCAGATCCAGGCGGCCTCGCCCAAATCGGTGATGCTGGACTTGCTGCTCAGCGAACCCGATGCGGACCCGCAGCAAGACGCCTTGCTGGCGAACGCCATGCGCGCGTTCGACAAGGTCATCCTGCCCGTGGGCCACGTGCTGGATGGGGCGGGGCAAGGCCACGAGCTGCGCCCCATCCCGCTCTATCAGGATATCGCCCACCTGGCCCATGCCGACGCGGCCATTGATGTGGATGGCACCTTGCGCAAGGCCTATCTGTGGGCAGGCACCCGCGCCCAGCGCTACCCTCATCCTGCGCTCGCCATGTTGCAGGCGGCGGGCGAGTGGCCAGAAAACATCCCGGCCCAGACGGCACAGGATGACGCAGCGGCCACGTCGCCCAATATGCAGTCCTATTGGCAGCGCCAGGGGCCCATGGCCATTCCCTTCCTGGGTGCCCCCGGGCGCATCGCCCACGTGTCCTACGCGGCCGTGCTGCGTGGTGATGTACCGGCCAGCACCTTCCACCATCGCCATGTTCTGATCGGCGCCACGGCCAGCGGCCTGGGTGAAACCTTCCAGACCCCGGTGTCGCAATTCGGCGAGGGCATGTCGGGTGTCGAGGTCATCGCACAATTCCTGGATGCCTTGAGGCAAGGCCGGTTCATCCACACCTTGCCGACAGTGGCCAATGCGGCCTTGTCCGCGCTGCTGGTGCTGGGCCTGCTGTGGTCCTTCCGCCGTGTCACGCCGCGCCAGGGCCTGATCAACAGCGCCTGCCTGGCCGTCGGGGCCGTGCTGGTGTCGTGGGGCCTGATGCAATGGGGCCTGTGGTGGCCACCGTTCGGGCTGGCACTGGGCGCCCTGTTGAGCTACCCCGTCTGGAGCTGGCGCAAGCTGGAGGCCACCGCGCGCGAGCTGGAGCGAGAGCTTCAGGCCATGTCAGGTGATCCGGGCATGACAGGCCAGGGCCCCTCTGCCCCCAAGGGCAAAGCACAGGGCGACTTCATGCGGCAACGCACCGGTGCCATCAGCCAGGCCAGCTCGCAACTGCGCCAGACACGGCAACTGCTGGCCCACACGCTCTCGGCCTTGCCTGACGCGGTGTTTCTTGTGGACGCCGAGCATGTGATTACCCAAGCCAACCAGCAGGCCTGCGTGATGACCGGATTCAACCACGCGTCAGCCTTGCTGGGGCGCCCTTTGAGCGAGGTGCTGGCCCCCCTGGCGCCCAATGAGGCCCCCACCTGGGAGATGCTGCTGGACAAAGCCATCCAAAGCCGTGCGCCTGTGACATCGGCCGCAGCGCACCCGCGCGGCAAGCAGTACCTCGTGGCGGTGGTGCATGCCGATGACCGCATCCCTGACAGCGGCACCATCGTCTGTGCCACGGATGTGACGGCGTTGCGTGAGGCCGAGTTGCAGCGCGCTGAACTGCTGGGCTTCATCGCGCACGACATCCGCTCGCCCCAGGCTTCGCTGATCTCGCTGGTGGAACTGCACCGCATTGGCGGGCAGATGTCCCAGGAAGAAACGCTCAAGCACGTGGAAGCCATGGCGCGGCACACCCTGGATCTGTGCGAAGAGCTGCTGCAGGTGATGCGGGCCGAGACGCGGCCCATTGCCCCGGCTCAAGGCGACCTGATCCAGCTGGCACAGGACTGCATCGACGAGATGCAGTTGCAGGCACGCACCAAGGACATGGTGCTCTCAGACAACTGGCCACCCGGCCACATGCAGACGGCCACCTTTGACGATTACCTGCTGCACCGCGCCCTGATCAACCTGCTGAGCAACGCCATCAAGTTCAGCCCCAAAGGCGGACGGGTGTCCGTCTCGGTGACGCACGAGCCCGGGCACCACGTGATCGCCGTGCGCGACCAGGGCCCGGGCATCCCGGAGTCGGAACTGGGGCGCCTGTTCAAGCGTTATGAACGCGTTGAGCAGGGGCGCCCGTCCAAGCTGGCGGCCGGCATCGGCCTGGGCCTGGTCTTCATCGACACAGTAGCAAGGCGCCATGGCGGGCAGGTCAAGGTCATCAACAGCCCCGGTGAAGGGGCTTGTTTTGAACTGTGGCTACCCACCGATGTCGGTGCGAACTGAACGCGCGGCTCAGTGAAGCTCAGTGCGCCAGCACCATCTCCAGCTCGGCAAAGCTGCGCGAATGCAGATCAGGCTCAATGGTCGTGTTCATCGCCATCTCCAGGCGGCTGGCCGAAAACAGGCCGCGCAACACCGTCTTGCCATGCTTGGCCTGGGTCACCAGCAGGTAGCGCAAGCCGTGCTCATGCATGGTCTCGGCAATATCACCCAGGCGGGCCGTGCGCACAGCAGAGAGGTCGACCGTGTCCCATTGGGTCACGGGCACCATCACGTCGGCGACGGTCAACTCACGGCGAGACACCATGTGGCTGGAAGCCCGCACCACAGGGCGTTCACCCTGGATGTCTTCGGCGGTCACCATGCCGACCAGCTCACCGTCCACGCCAGCCACGAACACCATGCGCACCCCGGCGCGCAGCATCAGGTGCAAGGTCTGGTCCAAGCCATCATGCGGCTGGGCCACCACGCAGGCGCTGTGGTGCAGATCGGTCAGCAGGCTCAGGGCCGCATCGTGGGGCAAGGCCATGCGCTGCACCTTGGGCAATTCGGGCGCGGTGGTCATGGATGACAGCGGCAGCGGCTTGAAACGAGAAGTCAAGGGCATGAGGCACTCCTTTCGAAGTTGAACCCGCCCCCTGGCGGCCCGGCCGTTCAATGGCCTTGGCACGGAGGGCGAGGCATATCCCGCTCCACACATTACGCCTGTTCTCGACACGCAGACAGGGGCATGCGCAAACCCATGCGGCCGGGAGTGTGATGCTTGTCACGGCAACAAAAAGGAAAGGCCGCATTAGCGGCCTTTTCGGACAAGCGAGCGGTGGCTCAGATGCGCACGGGAATGCCGCGTTGCGCCATCACGGCCTTGGCCTGCGCCACCGTGTACTCGCCGTAGTGGAAGATGCTGGCCGCGAGCACGGCATCCGCCCCGCCCTGCTGCACGCCGTCGGCCAGGTGGTCCAGGTTGCCCACGCCGCCAGAGGCGATCACAGGCACGCCCACGGCATCGCTCACGGCACGGGTCAGCTCCAGGTCGAAGCCGGATTTGGTGCCATCGCGGTCCATGCTGGTCAGCAGGATCTCACCGGCGCCGTGTTCGGCCATTTGCCTGGCCCAGGCCACGGCATCCAGGCCCACGTTCTTGCGGCCACCGTGGCTGTAGACATCCCAGCCCGGCCCACGCGCGGCCAGGTCGTCACCCTGGCGACGCTTGGCATCGATGGCCACCACGATGCACTGCGAGCCATAACGGTCGGAGGCCTCGCGGATCACGGGCGGGTTGGCCAGCGCGGCCGAGTTGAAGCTGACCTTGTCGGCACCGGCATTGAGCAGGCGGCGCACGTCGTCCACCGTGCGCACGCCCCCACCCACCGTCAGCGGGATGAAGACCTGCGAGGCCACGGCTTCGATGATGTGCAGGATCATGTCGCGGCCATCGCTGGTGGCCGTGATGTCCAGGAAGGTGAGCTCGTCGGCGCCTTGCTCGTTGTAGCGCGCGGCGATCTCGACCGGGTCACCGGCGTCACGCAACTCGACGAAGTTGACGCCTTTGACGACGCGCCCGCCTGTGACGTCCAGGCAGGGAATGATGCGTTTGGCTAGCACTGGAAGGCCTTTGCTCGATCAGCCTTCGCCATTGAGTTCATCGGCACGCTTTTGTGCCAAGGCGAAGTCCAGGTCACCCGTGTAGATGGCGCGACCGCAGATCACGCCTTCCACGCCTTCGGACTCGACGGCGCACAGTTCTTCGATGTTCTTGATGTTGGACAGGCCACCGGAAGCGATCACGGGCACGGTCAGGGCCTGGGCCAGCTTGACCGTGGCATCGATGTTGATGCCCGACAGCATGCCGTCACGGCCGATGTCGGTGTAGATCACGCCTTCCACGCCGTAGTCTTCGAACTTCTTGGCCAGGTCAACGACCTCGTGACCGGAGAGCTTGCTCCAGCCGTCGGTGGCGACCTTGCCGTCCTTGGCGTCCAGGCCCACGATGATGTGGCCGCCAAAGGCGACGCAGGCGTCTTTCAGGAAGCCCGGGTTCTTGACCGCAGCAGTGCCGATGATGACGTAGCTCAGGCCGTCGTCCAGGTAGCGCTCGATGGTGTCGAGGTCGCGGATACCGCCACCCAACTGCACCGGGATCTCGTCACCCACTTCTTTGATGATGGCCTTGATGGCCGCCTCATTGACGGGTTTGCCGGCAAAGGCACCGTTGAGGTCCACCAGGTGCAGGCGACGGGCGCCCGCGTCCAGCCAGCGCCGGGCCATCGCGGCCGGGTCCTCGCCAAACGTGGTGGAGTCATTCATATCGCCTTGTTTGAGGCGAACGCATTTGCCGTCTTTCAGGTCAATCGCAGGGATCAGCAGCATGGCTGTGGTGCGGGTGGGTGGAGAAATCGTTGGAACCCTGGCAGCACTCAAGGCTTCCAGAGCAGGAAATTGCGGTACAGGGCCAGCCCGTGCTCGGCACTCTTCTCGGGGTGGAACTGGGTAGCGAAAATGTTATCCCGGGCTACAGCGCAGGTAAAGCGGACACCGTATTCGGTTTCGCCGGCGCTGTGTTGGGGATTGTCCACAACCGCATGGTAGCTGTGAACGAAGTAAAAGTAGCTGTCGTCGGGTATGCCGGCCCACACGGGGTGAGGCTGGCCACCCCAGACACCCGCGTGGCGGGACTGGTGGACACGATTCCAGCCCATCTGGGGCACCTTGTAGCGGCTGCCATCGGGCTGGGTCATGCCGTCCAGGCGGAACTTGATCACCTTGCCTGGCATGAGGCCCAGGCCGGGAGTGTCCTGCTCTTCGGAATGGTCCAGCAGCATCTGCATGCCCACGCACACGCCCATCAAGGGCATGTTGGCGGCGGCATGCAAGACGGCGCCCAGCAAATGGCCGCCGTGGGCTTCGCGCAGTTCGCGCATGCAGTCGCGCATGGCGCCCTGCCCCGGCAGCACGACGCGCTCGGCGGCATTCACCACCTCGGGGTCGTTGGTGACCACGACCTTGAGGTTCAGGTCTTTGGCTGCGTGTTCAACCGCCTGCGAAACAGAGCGCAGGTTGCCCATGCCGTAATCAATCACGGCCACTGTCGATGTCGTCTGGCTCATGGAGTCAAAGGGAAAGCATCACAGGGAGATCGAAACGGCAGGGCTCACAACGAGCCCTTGGTCGAGGGGATCACGCCGGCCATGCGGGGGTCGCGCTCCAGCGCGGCGCGCAGCGCACGGGCAAAGGCCTTGAACACGGTTTCACACTGATGGTGCGCGTTGACGCCCTTCAGGTTGTCGATGTGCACGGTGACGCCCGCGTGGTTGACGAAGCCCTGGAAGAACTCGTAGGTCAACTGGGTGTCAAAGCCGCCAATGCTGCCGGCCGTGAAGGGGATGTCGATGTGCAGGCCAGGACGACCGGAGAAGTCGATCACGACGCGTGACAGGGCCTCGTCCAGCGGCACATAGGCGTGGCCATAACGGCGGATGCCCTTCTTGTCGCCCACGGCCTTGGCGAAAGCCTGGCCCAGGGTGATGCCGACGTCTTCCACGGTGTGGTGGCCGTCGATGTGCAGGTCGCCCACGGCGTGGATGTCCAGATCGATCAGGCCGTGGCGTGCGATCTGGTCGAGCATGTGGTCGAAGAAACCGATGCCGGTGTGCAGCTTGGCCGCACCGGTGCCGTCCAGGTTGACGCGGACGGTGATCTGGGTTTCGGCGGTGTTGCGGGTGACCTCGGCCACGCGATCGGCGCCAGCTTGGGCCACCATGTCAGGAGCGTTCATGCAGGGTTGGAAATCAGGGGTTCACGCAGGATGTCGGCCAATGCCGCGATGAGCGCGTCATTTTCCGAGGCTTGTCCCACGGTCAGGCGGATACAGTTTGCCAGCAAACGGTGCAGGCCCGCCACATTTTTAATCAGGATGCCCCTAGCTTTAAGGGCGTTGAAGGCCGCAGCGGCGTCGTTCACGCGCACCAGGATCATGTTGGCCTGGCTGGGGTAGGCCTTGGCGCCGGGCATGGTGGCCAGGGCGGCCAGCAGGCGTTCACGCTCGGATTTGATGGTTGCCGCCTGACGGGCGAACTCGTCCGCATGCTCCAGCGCGAACAGCGCCGCCTCGACGTTGAGCACGCTGATGTTGTAGGGCGGGCGCACCTTTTCGACCTGCTCGATCAGGTCCTTGCGGCCCATCATGTAGCCCAGGCGGACGCCGGCCAGGCCGAATTTGGACAGGGTGCGCATCAGCAGCACATGCGGGTGCTTCGTCAGGCAATCCAAGTAGCTCTTGCTGGCGAAGGGCTGGTAGGCCTCGTCGATGATGACCAGACCTTGGCCGTTGGCGCCCACCGCAGCCACGATTTGCTCGATGACGGCGTCGTCCCACAAATTGGCCGTGGGGTTGTTCGGGTAGGCGATGTAGGTGAGCGCGGGCTTGTGTTCGCGGATGGCAGCCAGCATGGCGGGGCCATCCAGCTCGAAGTCGGGTGTCAACGGCACGCCCACGAATTGCATGCCGCTTTGTTTGGCAAAGGCCTCGTACATCACGAAGCCCGGCAGCGGCGCCAGCGCCACGGCACCCGGTTGGGCGCAGGCCACGGACAGCAGCGAGATCAGCTCGTCGGAGCCATTGCCCAGCACCAGGCCGTAGTCGGCGGGCACATGGGCGTAGGCGCGCAGGGCCGCATGCAGGTCATACACGCGCACACCCGGGTAGCGGTTCAGGGCCACCTTGCCCAGGCGCTCACCCAGCTCGCCCTGCAAGGCAGGCGGCAGGGTGAAGGGGTTTTCCATCGCGTCGAGCTTGATGTAGCCCGCGGCGTCCTGCACCACGTAGGCGTGCATGGCGCGGACATCAGGGCGAAAAACGTCGAGCAGGCTCATGGCTTATTTCTTCAGGCGGAATTCAGCAGCCTGGGCGTGGGCCTGCAGGCCTTCGCCATAAGCCAGCACCGCGGCGGTCTTGCCCAGCACCTGGGCGCCGGCTTCGCTCACCTCGATCAGGCTGGAGCGCTTCTGGAAGTCGTACACGCCCAGCGGCGACGAAAAACGCGCCGTGCCCGAAGTGGGCAGCACGTGGTTGGGGCCGGCGCAGTAGTCGCCCAGCGATTCGCTGGTGTAGGCACCCAGGAAGATGGCGCCCGCGTGCTTGAGCAGGGGCTCCCACTTGTGCGGGTCGTTCGAGGACACCTCCAGGTGCTCGGGCGCGATGCGGTTGCTGATCTCGCAGGCCTCTTCCATGCTGCGCGTGTGGATCAGGGCGCCCCGCCCTTCCAGCGAGGCGCGGATGATGTCGGCGCGCGGCATGGTGGGCAGCAGGCGGTCGATCTCGGCTTGCACCTTGGCGATGTAGGCGGCGTCCGGGCACAGCAGGATGCTTTGCGCCAGCTCGTCGTGCTCGGCCTGGCTGAACAGGTCCATGGCGACCCAGTCGGGCGGGGTCGTGCCATCGGCCAGTACAAGGATCTCGCTGGGGCCGGCGATCATGTCGATGCCCACGGTGCCGAACACGTGCTTCTTGGCGCTGGCCACGTAGGCATTGCCCGGGCCGGTGATCTTGTCGACCTTGGGGACCGTGGCAGTGCCATAAGCCAGGGCGGCCACGGCTTGCGCGCCACCAATGGTGAAAGCGCGGGACACGCCGGCCACATAGGCGGCAGCCAGCACCAGCGGGTTCTTTTCACCCTTGGGCGTGGGCACGACCATGATGATTTCCTGCACACCAGCCACATGGGCGGGGATGGCGTTCATCAGCACGGACGAGGGGTAGGCGGCCTTGCCACCGGGCACATAGATGCCCACGCGGTCCAGCGGCGTGACCTTCTGCCCCAGCAAGGTGCCGTCTTCATCGCGGTATTGCCAGCTCAGGCCGCAGGCTTCCTTCTGGCGCTCGTGGTAGCTGCGCACGCGCTTGGCGGCACTTTGCAGGGCTTCACGCTGCACGGCAGGCAGGCTGTCAAACGCGGCCTTCAACTCGGCCTGGCCCAGCTCCAGCGCGGCCATGCTGTCCACCTGCAGGTGGTCGAATCGGCCGGTGTACTCGAGCACGGCGGCGTCACCACGCAGGCGCACATCAGCCAGGATCGCGCCCACGCGGTCTTCGATGGCCGTGTCGGTCTCGGCCGACCAATGCAGCACCTTCTGGAAGGCGGCATCGAAATCGGGCTGGGAGGTGGCGAGGTGGCGGATCTGGACTGTCATGAGCAAAAGGATCTCAGAAATCTGACTGCTGCGCAGGGCTGACGCGATGGCTTGTGGCTACCAGCGTCATAGCCCCGGGCAGGCGCTTCACTTCTTGGGGATGGCGGATTCGAAAGCCTGGATCAGGGCGCGGATGGGTTCGCGGTTGAGCTTGAGCGAGGCCTGGTTGACCACCAGGCGCGAGCTGATGTTCATGATCTGCTCGACCTCGACCAGGTGGTTGGCCTTGAGCGTGTTGCCGGTGGACACCAGGTCCACGATGGCGTCGGCCAGGCCGGTCAAGGGGGCCAGCTCCATCGAGCCATACAGCTTGATCAGGTCCACGTGCACGCCCTTGTTGGCGAAGTGATCGCGGGCAATGGTGGTGTACTTGGTGGCCACGCGGATGCGCGAGCCCTGCTTGACGGCAGCGGCGTAGTCGAAGTCGGCGCGCACGGCCACGCTCATGCGGCACTTGGCGATGTTGAGGTCCAGCGGCTGGTACAGGCCGTCGTTGTCACCGTTGACGCCGGCGTGCTCGATCAGGATGTCCTTGCCGGCCACGCCGATATCGGCACCGCCGTATTGCACATAGGTGGGCACGTCGGAGGCGCGCACCAGCACCACACGCACATCAGGGCGAGTGGTGGGCAAGATGAGCTTGCGGGACTTTTCAGGGTCTTCGGTCACCTCGATGCCGGCAGCGGCCAGCAGCGGCAAGGTTTCTTCGAAGATGCGGCCTTTGGAAAGTGCGAGGGTGATCATGGATGTAGATGATGTCATGCCCGTTTGACGCAAAGCCACCCGCAGAACTCAGCCTGCCAAGCGGACACCGCAGAACCGGCTTCGCCGGGCTGCTGGTGTCGCCCCCTGGAGGGGGCGCGCGAAGCGCGTAGGGGGTGGGTCATTTCACGCGTTCAATGTCAGCACCGATGCCGCGGAGTTTCGCTTCCATGCGGTCGTAGCCACGGTCCAGGTGGTAGATGCGGTCGACCAGGGTCTCACCCTCGGCCACCAGGCCCGCGATGACCAGGCTGGCCGATGCGCGCAGGTCAGTGGCCATCACGGTGGCACCAGACAGCTTGGGCACGCCGGCGACAACAGCGCTGTGGCCATCGATCGAGATGTTTGCACCCAGGCGGATCAGCTCGTTGACGTGCATGAAACGGTTTTCAAAAATCGTCTCGTGGATCACGGCGGTGCCTTCGGCCACGCAGTTGAGCGCC contains:
- a CDS encoding FecR domain-containing protein, with the protein product MCAASLTCCPVALAASASCHTHTAVAGDTLIGLSQRYLAEPRHWQVLARVNKIDNPRRIPIGQPLCIPVERMKATPQAGVVLEVVGEVTRRDPPGAGHAAAMQPVQKGDAVTQGMTLRTSTNGYVTVQLADGSILKVQADTQARLDSSVKYEEAGFFASTWTVLRGRVESLVAHLTGGQPRYQIKTPQAVLGVRGTEFRVATDDKQTWNETLDGTVAVSGAMKGGKGATGRTTLVTAGHGTVAGAQAHIAEPQALPVAPVLSGLPSLFERPLLRLDLPEVPGASNYRIQIAEDADFRRVRAEATSPQPHFRVADLPDGHYHLRARVANAQGLEGQDGTWPLQLKARPEPPIPTAPANRAKLRAREAHFSWTAHPQARAYRLQVARDAGFTQLVLDQADLPDPEATVPLPAGDYHWRIATTAAGPDKGPWGDAQLLLMRDPPAQPPPPVITPDSLQFQLQAEPGQHFEFQMSADGAFARMLYSVTADTPDITLPRPPEGGRLYVRYRAVDADGFIGPYTTPQMVLLPACVRSSDMQCVGGGEHFLTTEP
- a CDS encoding CHASE2 domain-containing protein; the protein is MNRADMPSASSSMHPVGQQGREWWLVSLCLMALTAAACWWHWTWHLDQAVYDAAQSTWQRQPAPDIVIVAIDDASLQAIGRWPWKRSIHASVLQQIQAASPKSVMLDLLLSEPDADPQQDALLANAMRAFDKVILPVGHVLDGAGQGHELRPIPLYQDIAHLAHADAAIDVDGTLRKAYLWAGTRAQRYPHPALAMLQAAGEWPENIPAQTAQDDAAATSPNMQSYWQRQGPMAIPFLGAPGRIAHVSYAAVLRGDVPASTFHHRHVLIGATASGLGETFQTPVSQFGEGMSGVEVIAQFLDALRQGRFIHTLPTVANAALSALLVLGLLWSFRRVTPRQGLINSACLAVGAVLVSWGLMQWGLWWPPFGLALGALLSYPVWSWRKLEATARELERELQAMSGDPGMTGQGPSAPKGKAQGDFMRQRTGAISQASSQLRQTRQLLAHTLSALPDAVFLVDAEHVITQANQQACVMTGFNHASALLGRPLSEVLAPLAPNEAPTWEMLLDKAIQSRAPVTSAAAHPRGKQYLVAVVHADDRIPDSGTIVCATDVTALREAELQRAELLGFIAHDIRSPQASLISLVELHRIGGQMSQEETLKHVEAMARHTLDLCEELLQVMRAETRPIAPAQGDLIQLAQDCIDEMQLQARTKDMVLSDNWPPGHMQTATFDDYLLHRALINLLSNAIKFSPKGGRVSVSVTHEPGHHVIAVRDQGPGIPESELGRLFKRYERVEQGRPSKLAAGIGLGLVFIDTVARRHGGQVKVINSPGEGACFELWLPTDVGAN
- a CDS encoding CBS domain-containing protein, which produces MPLTSRFKPLPLSSMTTAPELPKVQRMALPHDAALSLLTDLHHSACVVAQPHDGLDQTLHLMLRAGVRMVFVAGVDGELVGMVTAEDIQGERPVVRASSHMVSRRELTVADVMVPVTQWDTVDLSAVRTARLGDIAETMHEHGLRYLLVTQAKHGKTVLRGLFSASRLEMAMNTTIEPDLHSRSFAELEMVLAH
- the hisF gene encoding imidazole glycerol phosphate synthase subunit HisF, with the protein product MLAKRIIPCLDVTGGRVVKGVNFVELRDAGDPVEIAARYNEQGADELTFLDITATSDGRDMILHIIEAVASQVFIPLTVGGGVRTVDDVRRLLNAGADKVSFNSAALANPPVIREASDRYGSQCIVVAIDAKRRQGDDLAARGPGWDVYSHGGRKNVGLDAVAWARQMAEHGAGEILLTSMDRDGTKSGFDLELTRAVSDAVGVPVIASGGVGNLDHLADGVQQGGADAVLAASIFHYGEYTVAQAKAVMAQRGIPVRI
- the hisA gene encoding 1-(5-phosphoribosyl)-5-[(5-phosphoribosylamino)methylideneamino]imidazole-4-carboxamide isomerase; protein product: MLLIPAIDLKDGKCVRLKQGDMNDSTTFGEDPAAMARRWLDAGARRLHLVDLNGAFAGKPVNEAAIKAIIKEVGDEIPVQLGGGIRDLDTIERYLDDGLSYVIIGTAAVKNPGFLKDACVAFGGHIIVGLDAKDGKVATDGWSKLSGHEVVDLAKKFEDYGVEGVIYTDIGRDGMLSGINIDATVKLAQALTVPVIASGGLSNIKNIEELCAVESEGVEGVICGRAIYTGDLDFALAQKRADELNGEG
- the hisH gene encoding imidazole glycerol phosphate synthase subunit HisH; the encoded protein is MSQTTSTVAVIDYGMGNLRSVSQAVEHAAKDLNLKVVVTNDPEVVNAAERVVLPGQGAMRDCMRELREAHGGHLLGAVLHAAANMPLMGVCVGMQMLLDHSEEQDTPGLGLMPGKVIKFRLDGMTQPDGSRYKVPQMGWNRVHQSRHAGVWGGQPHPVWAGIPDDSYFYFVHSYHAVVDNPQHSAGETEYGVRFTCAVARDNIFATQFHPEKSAEHGLALYRNFLLWKP
- the hisB gene encoding imidazoleglycerol-phosphate dehydratase HisB; this encodes MNAPDMVAQAGADRVAEVTRNTAETQITVRVNLDGTGAAKLHTGIGFFDHMLDQIARHGLIDLDIHAVGDLHIDGHHTVEDVGITLGQAFAKAVGDKKGIRRYGHAYVPLDEALSRVVIDFSGRPGLHIDIPFTAGSIGGFDTQLTYEFFQGFVNHAGVTVHIDNLKGVNAHHQCETVFKAFARALRAALERDPRMAGVIPSTKGSL
- the hisC gene encoding histidinol-phosphate transaminase, which codes for MSLLDVFRPDVRAMHAYVVQDAAGYIKLDAMENPFTLPPALQGELGERLGKVALNRYPGVRVYDLHAALRAYAHVPADYGLVLGNGSDELISLLSVACAQPGAVALAPLPGFVMYEAFAKQSGMQFVGVPLTPDFELDGPAMLAAIREHKPALTYIAYPNNPTANLWDDAVIEQIVAAVGANGQGLVIIDEAYQPFASKSYLDCLTKHPHVLLMRTLSKFGLAGVRLGYMMGRKDLIEQVEKVRPPYNISVLNVEAALFALEHADEFARQAATIKSERERLLAALATMPGAKAYPSQANMILVRVNDAAAAFNALKARGILIKNVAGLHRLLANCIRLTVGQASENDALIAALADILREPLISNPA
- the hisD gene encoding histidinol dehydrogenase, which translates into the protein MTVQIRHLATSQPDFDAAFQKVLHWSAETDTAIEDRVGAILADVRLRGDAAVLEYTGRFDHLQVDSMAALELGQAELKAAFDSLPAVQREALQSAAKRVRSYHERQKEACGLSWQYRDEDGTLLGQKVTPLDRVGIYVPGGKAAYPSSVLMNAIPAHVAGVQEIIMVVPTPKGEKNPLVLAAAYVAGVSRAFTIGGAQAVAALAYGTATVPKVDKITGPGNAYVASAKKHVFGTVGIDMIAGPSEILVLADGTTPPDWVAMDLFSQAEHDELAQSILLCPDAAYIAKVQAEIDRLLPTMPRADIIRASLEGRGALIHTRSMEEACEISNRIAPEHLEVSSNDPHKWEPLLKHAGAIFLGAYTSESLGDYCAGPNHVLPTSGTARFSSPLGVYDFQKRSSLIEVSEAGAQVLGKTAAVLAYGEGLQAHAQAAEFRLKK
- the hisG gene encoding ATP phosphoribosyltransferase, translated to MITLALSKGRIFEETLPLLAAAGIEVTEDPEKSRKLILPTTRPDVRVVLVRASDVPTYVQYGGADIGVAGKDILIEHAGVNGDNDGLYQPLDLNIAKCRMSVAVRADFDYAAAVKQGSRIRVATKYTTIARDHFANKGVHVDLIKLYGSMELAPLTGLADAIVDLVSTGNTLKANHLVEVEQIMNISSRLVVNQASLKLNREPIRALIQAFESAIPKK